In the Burkholderia contaminans genome, CGCGCGACAGGCGGTCGATGTCCTTCATCGTGAAGTCGATGCCGGCTTCCTGCGCGATCGCCAGCAGGTGCAGGATCGTGTTGGTCGAGCCGCCCATCGCGATGTCGAGCGTCATTGCGTTCTCGAACGCCTTGAAGCCCACCGAGCGCGGCAGCACGCGTTCGTCGTCCTGCTCGTAGTGCTGGCGGGTGAGTTCGACGATGCGACGGCCGGCGCGCTTGAACAGTTGCTCGCGGTCGGCGTGCGTGGCCACCACCGTGCCGTTGCCGGGCAGCGACAGGCCGAGCGCTTCGGTCAGGCAGTTCATCGAGTTCGCGGTGAACATGCCCGAGCACGAACCGCAGGTCGGGCAGGCCGAGCGCTCGACTTCGGCGACTTCCGCGTCGGAATACGACGGGTCGACCGCGATCACCATTGCGTCGACGAGGTCGAGCTTCTTCACCTCGATGGCCTTGGTGACCGGGTTCGCGAGGCGCGTCTTGCCCGCTTCCATCGGGCCGCCCGACACGAAGATCACCGGGATGTTGAGGCGCATCGCGGCCATCAGCATCCCCGGCGTGATCTTGTCGCAGTTCGAGATGCACACCATCGCGTCCGCGCAGTGCGCGTTCACCATGTATTCGACCGAGTCGGCGATGATGTCGCGGCTCGGCAGCGAATACAGCATGCCGTCATGGCCCATCGCGATGCCGTCGTCGACCGCGATCGTGTTGAATTCCTTCGCGACGCCGCCGGCAGCCTCGATTTCGCGCGCGACGAGCTGGCCGAGATCCTTCAGGTGCACGTGCCCGGGTACGAACTGGGTGAACGAGTTGACGACCGCGATGATCGGCTTCGAGAAATCGTCGTCTTTCATGCCGGTGGCGCGCCAGAGCGAGCGCGCACCTGCCATGTTGCGGCCGGCGGTGGAGGTTTTGGAACGGTAAGTGGGCATGGTCGTTGCTGAAGAAATATCGCGGGAAAAGGGTGGAGGCACGGGGAATAAAGGCCTCTCTCGCGCCCGTGCGAACAACCTCTTGAGCTGCGCCCTGGGCAAACTCCGTGATTATC is a window encoding:
- the ilvD gene encoding dihydroxy-acid dehydratase, with product MPTYRSKTSTAGRNMAGARSLWRATGMKDDDFSKPIIAVVNSFTQFVPGHVHLKDLGQLVAREIEAAGGVAKEFNTIAVDDGIAMGHDGMLYSLPSRDIIADSVEYMVNAHCADAMVCISNCDKITPGMLMAAMRLNIPVIFVSGGPMEAGKTRLANPVTKAIEVKKLDLVDAMVIAVDPSYSDAEVAEVERSACPTCGSCSGMFTANSMNCLTEALGLSLPGNGTVVATHADREQLFKRAGRRIVELTRQHYEQDDERVLPRSVGFKAFENAMTLDIAMGGSTNTILHLLAIAQEAGIDFTMKDIDRLSRVVPQLCKVAPNTNKYHIEDVHRAGGIMAILGELDRAGKLHTDVPTVHTPTLKDALDQWDIVRTQDDAVRTFYQAGPAGIPTQVAFSQNTRWPSLDLDRAEGCIRSYEHAFSKEGGLAVLTGNIALDGCVVKTAGVDESILVFEGTAHVTESQDEAVENILNDKVKAGDVVIVRYEGPKGGPGMQEMLYPTSYIKSKGLGKACALLTDGRFSGGTSGLSIGHCSPEAAAGGAIGLVRDGDKIRIDIPNRTIDVLVSDEELARRREEQNAKGWKPAQPRPRKVSAALKAYAKLVMSADKGAVRDLSLLDD